One part of the Arachidicoccus terrestris genome encodes these proteins:
- a CDS encoding glycoside hydrolase family 43 protein produces the protein MKSYKCVLILFFIWTFGVFEAKAQDPIVQTKYTADPAPLVYHDTVFLYTTHDEDDAFGFKMQDWLLYTSTDMVNWTDHGIVASLKNFKWVPYDNGAWAAQCVERGGKFYLYCPMPNGVGIGVLVADSPYGPFKDPIGKPLIKNGPEDIDPTVLIDDDGQAYLYWGNPNLYYVKLNDDMISYSGEIIKDASIAKVKGQPDRFHYQEGPWAYKRKGHYYMAYAATCCPEGIGYAMSNSPVGPWEFKGMIMDGTPKSNGNHPGIIDYKGKSYVFGLNYDLLKKSMSKHYERRSVSAAEITYNGDGTIQKLPYWTLTHLEQVGRLNPYNKVEAETMANSKGLKTAKATEWERNISWDKGEKIATRLYVTSINNGDYLEVRGVDLSKGVSSVEVNVAALNGGRMEIHIDGKTGPLLGVVNIKTSAEGDIWKTITQKVKNVKGIHDVYFVFKGSNDLFEFDWWKFNG, from the coding sequence ATGAAAAGTTATAAATGCGTTTTGATCTTATTCTTTATTTGGACATTTGGTGTTTTTGAAGCTAAAGCACAGGACCCAATTGTTCAAACGAAATATACAGCAGATCCGGCACCGCTGGTATACCATGATACCGTATTTCTTTACACAACGCATGATGAAGATGATGCTTTTGGCTTTAAAATGCAGGATTGGTTACTTTATACATCCACTGACATGGTAAATTGGACTGATCATGGTATCGTGGCTTCCCTTAAGAACTTCAAATGGGTTCCTTATGATAATGGCGCATGGGCTGCACAATGCGTGGAGCGTGGGGGTAAATTTTATTTGTATTGCCCGATGCCCAACGGGGTTGGCATTGGTGTATTAGTGGCGGACAGCCCTTATGGTCCCTTTAAAGATCCTATTGGTAAACCGCTGATTAAAAACGGACCGGAAGATATTGACCCCACCGTTTTAATCGACGACGATGGCCAGGCTTACCTGTATTGGGGAAATCCAAACCTTTATTATGTTAAGCTTAATGATGACATGATCTCCTATTCTGGTGAAATTATAAAGGATGCTTCTATTGCTAAAGTAAAAGGCCAGCCTGACCGGTTCCATTATCAGGAAGGCCCTTGGGCATACAAGCGAAAAGGACATTACTATATGGCATATGCGGCTACCTGTTGCCCGGAGGGTATAGGGTATGCCATGAGCAATAGTCCGGTTGGGCCGTGGGAATTCAAAGGTATGATAATGGATGGGACTCCCAAATCAAATGGAAATCATCCTGGAATCATTGATTACAAAGGGAAATCTTATGTATTTGGATTGAATTATGACTTATTAAAGAAATCCATGTCCAAACATTATGAAAGGAGGTCTGTGTCTGCGGCCGAGATTACATATAATGGAGATGGGACCATTCAAAAATTGCCATATTGGACGCTGACCCATTTAGAGCAGGTCGGCAGGCTAAATCCTTATAATAAGGTAGAGGCTGAGACGATGGCCAATAGCAAAGGTCTTAAGACGGCTAAGGCGACTGAATGGGAAAGGAACATCTCCTGGGATAAGGGTGAGAAAATTGCGACGAGACTATACGTTACCTCAATAAATAATGGTGACTATTTAGAAGTACGAGGCGTAGACCTATCAAAAGGGGTGTCTTCAGTTGAGGTAAATGTGGCTGCTTTGAATGGAGGAAGAATGGAGATCCATATTGACGGGAAAACCGGCCCTTTATTGGGCGTGGTTAATATAAAGACTTCTGCAGAAGGGGATATCTGGAAAACGATAACGCAAAAGGTTAAAAACGTCAAAGGTATTCATGATGTGTATTTTGTTTTTAAAGGCAGCAATGATCTTTTCGAATTTGACTGGTGGAAGTTTAATGGGTGA
- a CDS encoding glycoside hydrolase family 43 protein: MQLKRNVLFSFVFMLLAMNLEAQNPIIKDIFATDPAPMVYHDTVFLYTGHDTASVTATNYKMPDWHVYTSTDMVNWKDYGAVLSPHTFSWATGDAYAAQCIERNGKFYWYVATFHKKDSVSNGGAAIGVAVSDHPTGPFKDAIGKALITNEMTTDMKYGWDDIDPTVFIDDDGQAYLFWGNGSCKWIKLKDNMIEAASPITTFKPEHYIEGPWVYKRNGLYYLVYAGAGTKPEMIEYCTAKNIEGPWVYRGIIQGNVFNSFTTHPGIIDFKGKSYFFYHNGALPTGGSYRRSICVDYLHYNADGTIQKVIQTKQGVEAVK; encoded by the coding sequence ATGCAGCTTAAAAGAAATGTTTTGTTCTCCTTCGTATTTATGCTTTTAGCAATGAATCTGGAAGCGCAAAACCCAATCATCAAAGACATTTTCGCAACTGACCCCGCTCCTATGGTGTACCATGACACTGTATTTTTGTACACTGGTCATGATACGGCATCGGTTACGGCCACTAATTATAAAATGCCCGACTGGCACGTATACACCTCCACTGATATGGTGAACTGGAAGGATTATGGCGCTGTATTGTCCCCACACACATTTTCGTGGGCTACAGGTGATGCCTACGCTGCACAATGTATCGAAAGAAATGGGAAATTTTATTGGTATGTGGCGACCTTTCATAAAAAAGACAGCGTCAGCAATGGCGGGGCGGCAATAGGTGTGGCCGTTTCCGACCATCCTACCGGGCCTTTTAAGGATGCAATAGGCAAGGCTCTTATTACCAATGAGATGACTACTGACATGAAGTACGGCTGGGATGACATTGATCCAACAGTTTTTATTGATGATGATGGGCAGGCCTATCTTTTTTGGGGAAATGGAAGTTGCAAATGGATCAAATTAAAGGATAATATGATTGAAGCGGCCAGCCCAATTACTACATTCAAACCAGAGCATTACATTGAAGGTCCATGGGTTTATAAAAGAAATGGGCTCTACTACCTAGTATATGCAGGTGCAGGTACAAAACCAGAAATGATAGAATATTGCACTGCAAAGAATATCGAAGGGCCCTGGGTGTACCGTGGTATTATTCAAGGAAACGTATTCAATAGTTTCACTACGCATCCTGGTATAATTGACTTCAAGGGCAAATCTTACTTTTTTTACCATAATGGAGCCCTGCCTACAGGTGGTAGCTACCGTAGGTCTATCTGTGTTGATTATTTGCATTATAATGCGGATGGTACTATACAAAAAGTGATTCAAACTAAACAAGGGGTTGAGGCAGTTAAGTAG
- a CDS encoding alpha-L-arabinofuranosidase C-terminal domain-containing protein: protein MKQKVDRISGLLLLFATCFGINMTKAQTPVLSLDLANAKTEVSPMLYGLMTEEINHSYDGGLYGELIRNRIFKDNKKVPEAWSLVTSGSSKSSIKLIGAEDHVPRDERGHAINGALSVCLRLTVEKAEGRVGIANEGYWGIPIRPSTTYKASFYLKGTARKDPPRWAWEPKPTKPSPPDIANNTPGPITVSLESKDGKIIYATGVVNLEKSIYWKKYELNLTTSSGMKPTKDARFVISTNRTGLYYFNLVSLFPPTYENQPNGFRVDLMNMLIDMKPKFLRFPGGNFLEGPKITDAFPWKETLGPLEGRPGHNGSWGYRPSDGMGLLEFLMWAQNMNAEPLLGVYAGYSLDGDHVDAGPLLKPYVDDALDEIEYVIGDTTTYWGAKRAADGHPEPFKLKYIEIGNEDFFDRSKSYVGRFNQFRKAIKEKYPQLICISTMEAKEFNRPDNAAGKLPEVIDEHYYRNAWDMWENATQYDSYDRNGPKIFVGEWATREGVPTTNLNAALGDAAWMTGMERNSDLVIMSCYAPLFVNVSKDSITGSKAWQWDSDLIGYDALNSYGSPSYYVQMLFSNYLGNKIVPIVSENIPVQKVPLNKRDSAMGKKPSTVPTLFYSATVNDATGKLYLKIVNTISKPQKIKINLDGAAKISSEAKLFMIKGSSPDATNSITHPRNIVPVTESIKGIEPKFSRTLDPYSVNIFEIDSVE, encoded by the coding sequence ATGAAACAAAAAGTAGATAGAATATCAGGTTTATTGTTGCTGTTTGCAACTTGTTTTGGGATTAATATGACGAAGGCCCAGACTCCCGTATTATCCTTAGATTTGGCAAATGCCAAAACTGAAGTTAGCCCCATGTTATATGGATTAATGACAGAAGAAATTAATCATTCCTATGACGGAGGTTTATATGGTGAATTAATACGTAACAGAATATTTAAAGACAATAAGAAAGTACCAGAGGCCTGGAGTTTGGTGACGAGCGGCTCCTCAAAATCCAGTATAAAATTAATTGGGGCAGAAGATCATGTGCCGCGTGACGAGCGAGGCCATGCCATAAATGGAGCTCTTTCTGTTTGTTTAAGATTGACCGTTGAGAAAGCTGAAGGACGTGTAGGGATTGCTAATGAAGGCTATTGGGGAATTCCTATTCGCCCATCCACTACTTATAAAGCATCCTTTTATTTGAAAGGAACGGCTCGAAAAGACCCTCCTCGTTGGGCCTGGGAGCCCAAACCAACCAAACCGAGTCCACCGGATATTGCTAACAACACACCAGGTCCAATAACAGTTTCACTTGAAAGTAAAGATGGTAAAATTATATATGCAACAGGAGTTGTCAATTTGGAGAAAAGTATTTACTGGAAAAAATATGAATTGAACCTTACGACCTCTTCGGGCATGAAGCCCACAAAAGACGCCCGTTTTGTAATATCTACAAACCGTACGGGACTTTATTATTTTAATCTTGTTTCTTTATTCCCCCCAACATATGAAAATCAACCTAATGGATTCCGTGTGGACCTGATGAATATGCTGATAGACATGAAACCAAAATTTTTACGTTTTCCCGGAGGGAATTTTTTGGAAGGGCCTAAAATAACTGATGCTTTTCCGTGGAAAGAAACGCTTGGCCCACTAGAGGGGAGGCCCGGTCACAATGGTTCATGGGGATATCGTCCCTCTGATGGTATGGGTCTTTTAGAGTTTTTGATGTGGGCACAAAATATGAATGCAGAACCTCTTTTGGGTGTATATGCGGGGTATTCATTAGATGGAGATCATGTTGATGCCGGCCCTCTGTTAAAGCCATATGTAGATGACGCTTTGGATGAGATAGAATATGTAATTGGTGATACTACGACTTATTGGGGTGCAAAACGTGCAGCCGATGGACACCCCGAACCATTTAAATTGAAATATATTGAAATTGGAAATGAAGATTTCTTTGACAGGTCAAAAAGTTACGTAGGCCGGTTTAACCAGTTCAGAAAAGCCATTAAAGAGAAATATCCACAGCTTATATGTATTTCAACGATGGAAGCGAAGGAATTTAACCGGCCCGATAATGCAGCAGGTAAGCTGCCCGAAGTTATAGATGAACATTATTATAGAAATGCATGGGATATGTGGGAGAATGCTACGCAATATGATTCATATGACCGTAACGGACCTAAAATTTTTGTTGGGGAGTGGGCTACCAGAGAAGGTGTTCCTACTACTAATTTAAATGCAGCTCTTGGAGATGCAGCTTGGATGACGGGTATGGAACGTAACTCTGATTTAGTTATAATGTCTTGTTATGCACCATTATTTGTAAACGTCAGTAAAGATAGTATTACCGGGTCAAAGGCTTGGCAGTGGGATTCTGATTTGATTGGATATGATGCACTTAATAGTTACGGGTCACCTTCTTATTATGTCCAGATGTTGTTTAGTAACTATTTGGGAAATAAGATTGTACCAATTGTATCCGAGAACATCCCAGTTCAAAAAGTGCCACTCAATAAAAGAGACAGTGCAATGGGTAAAAAGCCTAGTACGGTTCCGACCTTGTTTTATTCGGCTACAGTTAATGATGCCACAGGAAAACTATATCTGAAGATTGTAAATACAATTTCTAAGCCCCAAAAAATAAAAATTAATTTGGACGGCGCTGCCAAAATATCATCAGAAGCAAAATTGTTCATGATTAAAGGCAGTTCCCCAGATGCCACTAATAGTATTACCCATCCCAGGAATATTGTTCCGGTTACGGAATCTATTAAGGGAATTGAACCCAAATTTTCAAGAACTCTTGACCCTTATTCTGTAAATATATTTGAAATTGACTCTGTTGAATAG
- a CDS encoding alpha/beta hydrolase: protein MSILKILLIGLCLSPLAIHAQRLIKLYPRSIPNSKETSLGNVPESPSAGMIRRVVTPTLQLFLPKKDKASGAAVVICPGGGYSVIVYKGEGIMTAKDFVEKGVAAFVLQYRLPNDSFQVNKTIAPLQDAQQAIKLVRDSASVWGIDSKKVGIMGFSAGGHLASTEATHYRQALIDNQSHTNLRPDFQILVYPVISMQDNLTHVDSRRKLLGTEPLSGVVDLYSNELQVDEGTPPAYITQAADDKVVDVDNSIVYFEKLRHVGIPVEMHIYQKGNHGFVFRHPGWMSPLFEWMELNGWIKK, encoded by the coding sequence ATGAGTATATTAAAGATTCTTTTGATAGGGCTGTGTCTGTCTCCGTTGGCTATTCATGCGCAACGCCTGATAAAGCTTTATCCCCGCAGCATCCCGAATTCAAAAGAGACTTCGTTAGGAAATGTTCCTGAAAGCCCTTCAGCAGGTATGATTCGCCGGGTTGTTACTCCTACGCTGCAATTGTTCTTGCCCAAAAAGGATAAGGCAAGCGGTGCAGCCGTAGTGATTTGTCCGGGTGGCGGTTATAGCGTAATTGTTTATAAAGGAGAAGGTATAATGACGGCCAAAGATTTTGTGGAAAAGGGGGTTGCTGCCTTTGTATTACAATATCGTTTGCCCAATGATTCTTTCCAGGTAAATAAAACGATTGCACCGTTGCAGGATGCACAGCAGGCAATTAAATTAGTTCGTGACAGTGCATCTGTATGGGGTATCGATTCAAAAAAAGTAGGTATTATGGGCTTTTCTGCTGGAGGGCATCTGGCATCTACGGAGGCGACCCATTATCGTCAGGCTCTGATTGATAATCAATCCCATACGAATCTGCGACCGGATTTTCAGATATTGGTGTACCCGGTCATTAGTATGCAGGATAACCTGACACATGTCGATTCCAGAAGAAAACTATTAGGTACAGAACCACTTAGTGGGGTAGTTGATCTCTACTCCAATGAATTACAGGTTGATGAGGGGACACCGCCCGCTTATATTACACAGGCAGCGGATGATAAAGTGGTGGATGTAGACAACAGTATTGTCTATTTTGAGAAGCTTAGACATGTAGGGATTCCTGTGGAGATGCATATCTATCAGAAAGGGAATCATGGATTTGTATTCAGGCACCCAGGCTGGATGAGCCCATTATTTGAATGGATGGAACTAAACGGGTGGATAAAGAAGTAG
- a CDS encoding alpha/beta hydrolase produces MKFFSLFILLFLTMNCFSQQNERSWKDVNYGGDTMVYHNLDIYLPPHAQSDYPVIMVIYGSAWFGNSFKEMAMQTLGKPLLEAGFAVVTPNHRSSKDSVFPAQINDIKAAIRFVRANAAKFHFDTGFIGITGFSSGGHLAALAGTSGGVKDYTAGQVRQHIEGHVGSYCKFSSSVDAVVDWFGPTDVRVIDSYRRGAGHITPHSPEAILIGGPIKDNFDKCVLVNPITYVDANDPPFLILHGDKDPLVPICQSELLNTALSKAKVASQFVIVADGKHGPGVMVEKYYKVMVDFFKEQLIGSKN; encoded by the coding sequence ATGAAATTCTTTTCACTTTTTATTCTATTATTCTTAACCATGAATTGCTTTTCTCAGCAAAACGAAAGAAGCTGGAAAGACGTAAACTATGGCGGCGACACGATGGTTTACCACAACCTGGATATTTATCTGCCACCTCATGCGCAATCCGATTACCCGGTGATAATGGTGATATACGGGAGTGCCTGGTTTGGAAATAGCTTTAAGGAAATGGCAATGCAAACATTAGGAAAACCTTTATTGGAGGCTGGCTTTGCTGTGGTGACTCCAAATCACCGTTCCTCCAAAGATTCTGTTTTTCCCGCTCAGATAAATGATATAAAAGCGGCTATCAGGTTCGTCAGGGCGAATGCTGCCAAGTTTCATTTTGATACGGGATTTATTGGAATTACTGGATTTTCTTCTGGCGGCCATTTAGCTGCACTTGCAGGAACTTCTGGAGGCGTAAAGGACTATACGGCTGGACAAGTAAGACAGCATATTGAAGGCCATGTTGGCTCCTATTGTAAATTCAGCAGCAGTGTCGATGCGGTGGTTGATTGGTTTGGTCCGACTGATGTGCGGGTGATTGATTCCTACCGAAGAGGTGCCGGGCATATTACGCCGCATTCTCCTGAGGCGATTTTAATCGGTGGGCCGATAAAGGATAATTTTGATAAATGCGTCTTGGTGAACCCTATCACATATGTTGACGCGAATGACCCGCCATTTCTTATTTTACATGGGGATAAAGATCCGTTAGTGCCTATTTGCCAGAGTGAATTATTGAATACTGCATTAAGTAAGGCTAAAGTAGCCTCTCAGTTTGTTATAGTAGCAGATGGTAAACATGGGCCTGGTGTAATGGTTGAGAAATATTACAAAGTGATGGTTGACTTTTTTAAGGAACAATTGATAGGAAGCAAGAATTAA
- a CDS encoding alpha/beta hydrolase-fold protein yields the protein MNYRGFISFAVLFFLGSSCFAQADGFKPSTTNAPGRQYPQVNVDGRVRSRFTAPDANKVQLDIGGKKYDMVKDAKGVWTGESLAQDVGFHYYQLNVDGVSVPDPGTLYYYGAGRWGSGIEIPATDGEFFALRKVPHGLVGENVYFSKLTDSWRRCFVYTPPDYQKNLKRRYPVLYLQHGSFEDETGWSRQGYANRILDNLIASGKAAPMIIVMDNGYAFKPNAGANSNDVRPESIFEQVMVDEIIPMIDGKFRTIADREHRAIAGLSMGANQTMRIIMNNLDKFSSLGAFSGTSNYPGTDVINTATFLNGKFKDGAAINKKFKVLFLGLGTKEPNPFPGSVGAFKNMLDKQGIKYVFYQSPGTAHEWLTWRRDLEKFAQLIFK from the coding sequence ATGAATTATAGAGGTTTCATTTCTTTTGCTGTATTATTCTTTTTGGGCTCCTCATGCTTTGCTCAGGCAGATGGGTTTAAACCTTCCACGACCAATGCACCCGGAAGGCAATATCCACAAGTGAATGTGGATGGCAGGGTTCGTTCACGTTTTACGGCACCTGATGCGAATAAGGTACAGCTTGATATAGGGGGTAAAAAATATGATATGGTAAAGGATGCCAAAGGCGTCTGGACAGGGGAGTCTCTTGCTCAGGATGTGGGGTTTCATTATTACCAGCTAAATGTAGATGGTGTTTCTGTCCCTGATCCGGGAACTCTTTATTATTATGGAGCTGGTCGTTGGGGGAGTGGAATTGAAATCCCGGCTACAGACGGTGAATTTTTTGCACTTAGAAAGGTTCCACATGGTCTGGTTGGCGAAAACGTATATTTTTCCAAACTTACTGATTCGTGGAGACGTTGTTTTGTTTATACACCCCCTGATTATCAAAAAAACCTTAAAAGGCGCTACCCGGTTTTGTATTTACAGCATGGAAGCTTTGAGGACGAAACCGGGTGGTCCCGCCAGGGCTATGCAAACCGGATTCTGGATAATCTCATTGCTTCTGGAAAGGCTGCTCCAATGATTATTGTTATGGATAATGGTTATGCATTTAAACCGAATGCCGGAGCGAATAGTAATGACGTGCGTCCAGAATCCATTTTTGAACAGGTAATGGTGGATGAAATTATCCCAATGATTGACGGAAAGTTCAGAACTATTGCAGATCGTGAACACAGGGCGATTGCAGGACTTTCTATGGGCGCTAATCAAACCATGCGTATAATAATGAATAACCTTGACAAATTTTCTTCTCTTGGGGCCTTTAGTGGTACGTCTAATTATCCCGGCACGGACGTAATTAATACGGCTACCTTCCTGAATGGAAAGTTTAAAGATGGTGCAGCCATCAACAAAAAATTTAAGGTCTTGTTCCTTGGTTTAGGAACGAAGGAGCCCAATCCGTTTCCAGGCTCGGTGGGGGCTTTTAAGAATATGTTAGATAAACAAGGTATCAAATACGTGTTTTACCAATCACCAGGAACAGCGCACGAATGGCTTACCTGGAGAAGAGATTTGGAGAAATTCGCCCAACTAATATTTAAATAA
- a CDS encoding alpha/beta hydrolase-fold protein has translation MKLKQAGILSFALLAGQFCFGQTAISNDFKPSTLNQPFQQYPQVNSQGYARFKIKAPQADSVRVSLGLGGRGGTLLTKGADGYFTGTTEGPMDEGFHYYHLTIDGGTFNDPGALNFYGSTRWESGIEIPAHDQLFYALKNVPHGNVQQILFHSKSTSSERRAFVYTPPGYEKNTSTKYPVLYLQHGWGEDETAWSNQGHANLIMDNLIADGKTKPFIIVMTYGMTNELKWGHVKDFKIDPFQTVLVDELIPYVDAHFRTIADRKHRAMAGLSMGGMETHTITLNKPDIFSSFALLSGGIYKPAELEGKTKPDLIFISCGSRERPDGVKKAVNELKSAGYNAVSYVSQNTAHEFLTWRRSLHELAPLLFRK, from the coding sequence ATGAAATTAAAACAAGCGGGTATTCTATCCTTCGCCTTATTGGCTGGCCAATTCTGTTTTGGCCAGACTGCGATTTCTAATGACTTCAAACCTTCGACCTTAAATCAGCCATTCCAACAATATCCTCAGGTTAATTCGCAGGGGTATGCAAGATTTAAAATTAAAGCGCCTCAGGCAGATAGTGTTCGTGTTAGTCTTGGTTTAGGAGGTAGGGGTGGCACATTACTTACTAAAGGTGCTGATGGTTATTTTACGGGTACGACAGAAGGGCCTATGGATGAGGGATTCCATTATTATCACCTTACAATTGATGGAGGAACATTTAATGATCCGGGGGCTTTAAATTTTTATGGCTCGACGAGGTGGGAAAGTGGCATCGAGATTCCTGCACATGATCAGTTATTTTATGCCTTAAAGAATGTCCCACATGGCAACGTTCAACAAATTCTGTTTCATTCAAAGAGTACCAGTTCTGAACGTCGTGCCTTTGTTTATACTCCACCTGGTTATGAAAAGAATACATCAACTAAATATCCCGTTTTGTATTTACAGCATGGTTGGGGTGAGGATGAAACAGCCTGGAGTAACCAAGGACATGCTAACCTTATCATGGATAATTTGATTGCCGATGGAAAAACAAAGCCCTTCATCATCGTAATGACTTATGGTATGACCAATGAATTAAAATGGGGGCATGTGAAAGATTTTAAAATAGACCCCTTCCAAACTGTTTTGGTCGATGAATTAATTCCTTATGTTGATGCTCATTTTCGCACGATAGCAGATAGAAAGCATCGGGCAATGGCGGGTCTGTCAATGGGGGGAATGGAGACACATACGATCACGCTGAATAAGCCAGATATATTTTCTTCTTTTGCCCTGTTGAGCGGGGGTATTTACAAGCCAGCTGAACTGGAAGGGAAAACAAAACCAGATTTGATCTTTATTAGTTGTGGCAGTAGGGAGAGGCCAGATGGTGTAAAGAAAGCAGTAAACGAATTAAAAAGCGCAGGTTATAATGCGGTATCTTATGTTTCCCAGAATACGGCACATGAATTCCTGACCTGGCGTCGAAGCCTGCATGAACTTGCTCCGTTGTTGTTCAGAAAATAA